Below is a genomic region from bacterium.
TTGGTTGGGTGGGTGAGGAATTTGCCGGATCGGCAAGTTGAAGTTTTGGCTGAAGGGGACGAAGAAACGCTCAAGAGATTTCTTGAGCGCCTGAAAATCGGTCCATCTGGAGCGAATGTACAGTCAGTCTTTACAACTTGGTCGGAAGCTGTCGGCGAGTTTTATACTTTTTCAATCCACTAGGCAGCGCGTTTGAGGCGATATTTTCTTACGGCATCTCGAAAAGCAGTCAATGCATTGCTTAATAGTTGCTCCTGAGACACTCCAGCCAAGACTGTATCGGCAGTCGTTACCTCAGTAAGCACTTGATTGAGTATAAGTATCTGTTTCCCGTTAGATGAAGCTTTTACCTCGAATATTTCAGGCCCTGAATCAAAATACTTATTAAGTTTTGAGGCAATTGCCTTGGCACGGGTTTCAGATAACCCTATTACTTGCTCAGTCGCTGGGCGAAAGAGGGAAACGTTATCGAAGACGACTTCATAAATGGGCGGTTGAGTATCGGGAACAGGGCGCGCATCCACTCGAATTGAAGAAGAAACTTCACTTGGATTGATCGGAATATTGGCGTCGTTCAAAGCCTTAATCATATTCGCCGAACGCTCTTCTGTGGGCGGGTGTGTGCGAAAGATACCCCAGTTGATATTAGGTTTGAGCATATCTTCCTTACGTAAGCGATCCAGAAAGGTATACATGCCGACAGGGTTCATTCCGGCTTTGATCATATATATCATGCCGGTTGAATCAGCGTCTTTTTCTGCATCTTGTCCGTAATTATTTAACTGGGCCGTTTGGTAAAGCTGCGTTCCCTGTAAGATGTTTACAGTGTCTTCTGTGGGCGCCTTAACAGCGATAAGAACAAGCAAAATCGGGAGTAAAGTTTCAAGAGAAAGGCGGCTTTGCTTTTTAGTCAACTCCATAAAGTGGTGGTGAGAGGCGTGGGCGATTTCGTGCGCTAATACTCCTGCGAGTTCATCATCTGATTCTACAAAGTTTAAAAGCCCCGTGTGCACATATATCGTTCCCCCAGGTAGGGAAAAAGCATTAACGCTCTTGTCATCAACAACTTTGAAGGTATATTCAAACTTGCTTAATCGTGAATTGCCCCACAGAGCGTGGATTTGAGTGTTGCAGGCGATCTGTGCGAGTGGTTTGCCGACTTTCTCAAGTCTCGCTATAAGCACAGGGTCTTTAACGAGCTTTATTTCTTTTTCAACCTGCTGGACTGCTTCTTTGCCGATACGGATTTCCTTCTGATCGTCAGTTTCTGCCAATAATGTGAGAGGCATTATGATTAATATAAGAGCTGCCCACATGCGAGTTAAGCTACCCGCGCT
It encodes:
- a CDS encoding M48 family metalloprotease, which encodes MKTMMFRSAGSLTRMWAALILIIMPLTLLAETDDQKEIRIGKEAVQQVEKEIKLVKDPVLIARLEKVGKPLAQIACNTQIHALWGNSRLSKFEYTFKVVDDKSVNAFSLPGGTIYVHTGLLNFVESDDELAGVLAHEIAHASHHHFMELTKKQSRLSLETLLPILLVLIAVKAPTEDTVNILQGTQLYQTAQLNNYGQDAEKDADSTGMIYMIKAGMNPVGMYTFLDRLRKEDMLKPNINWGIFRTHPPTEERSANMIKALNDANIPINPSEVSSSIRVDARPVPDTQPPIYEVVFDNVSLFRPATEQVIGLSETRAKAIASKLNKYFDSGPEIFEVKASSNGKQILILNQVLTEVTTADTVLAGVSQEQLLSNALTAFRDAVRKYRLKRAA
- a CDS encoding acylphosphatase: MMKRLHALVSGRVQNVGFRYFVDTEASRMNLVGWVRNLPDRQVEVLAEGDEETLKRFLERLKIGPSGANVQSVFTTWSEAVGEFYTFSIH